A genomic stretch from Dissulfurispira thermophila includes:
- a CDS encoding ABC transporter ATP-binding protein, with product MFKKILLLVKPYWGRVALAAVMSILISGLNGGLAWLVKPALDGIFLKKDATLLALLPFGILALYLMRGIFSFGQSYLMRSTGAKVVRDVRNKLYDHIVFLPVNEFKQESSSAMLSRAINDVAQFQGLIAYSVKDIFVESATVAALVFVAFYRRWDLALIAVTVLPAAFYGAQRLGKRLKRVSKESQKKISAITEFLSETFSGIKMVKIFRKEDVLSKTFRDKNQSYYRELMRSTRIIEFTSLMMEVVGGIGITFVLWYGGRLVINNTITPGEFFSFLTAIFMIYTPAKRLTSANNGIQQAKAAMERLDELFNKSKESEGKDNLKPMSDCIEFRGVYFKYPLSKNYILNNINLTVRKGQIVAIVGKSGAGKTSLVDLIPRFYDPSEGAIYIDGVNIANVSLKSLRQQIGLVSQDIILFNDTVRANITFGNADANEEDLIMAAKAAYAHDFIVEMPDGYDTVIGERGIMISGGQRQRLSIARAILKNPAILILDEATSSLDTESEMMVQKALDTLMENRTTFVIAHRLSTVQKADMIIVLEKGRIVETGTHDELLRQAGIYRRLYNLQ from the coding sequence ATGTTTAAAAAAATACTCCTTCTTGTAAAACCATACTGGGGCAGGGTAGCGCTTGCTGCTGTTATGAGCATCCTGATATCAGGGCTTAACGGTGGTCTGGCATGGCTTGTGAAACCAGCACTTGATGGGATTTTTCTTAAAAAGGATGCAACTCTCCTGGCTCTTTTGCCCTTTGGAATCCTTGCACTATACTTAATGAGAGGGATATTTTCATTTGGGCAATCCTATCTTATGCGTTCTACGGGTGCCAAGGTTGTCAGAGATGTTCGTAATAAACTGTATGATCACATAGTTTTTTTGCCTGTCAATGAATTCAAGCAGGAATCATCATCAGCTATGCTGTCAAGGGCAATTAATGATGTGGCTCAATTTCAGGGACTCATTGCTTATTCTGTGAAGGACATTTTTGTAGAGAGTGCAACTGTTGCTGCTTTGGTATTCGTTGCATTTTATCGAAGGTGGGATCTTGCATTGATAGCTGTTACTGTCTTGCCGGCTGCATTTTATGGGGCACAACGACTTGGCAAGAGATTAAAAAGGGTGAGCAAAGAGAGTCAGAAAAAAATCTCTGCTATTACAGAATTTCTTTCAGAGACATTTTCAGGGATAAAGATGGTCAAGATTTTCAGGAAAGAGGATGTATTGTCAAAGACATTCAGGGATAAAAACCAGAGTTATTACCGTGAATTAATGCGCTCTACACGAATTATAGAATTTACATCTCTTATGATGGAGGTAGTTGGAGGCATCGGGATAACATTTGTCTTGTGGTATGGTGGCAGACTGGTTATTAATAATACGATTACACCAGGAGAATTTTTTTCTTTTCTAACAGCTATATTCATGATTTACACGCCTGCTAAGAGACTCACATCTGCAAATAATGGTATTCAACAAGCAAAGGCTGCAATGGAAAGGCTGGATGAGCTTTTTAACAAGAGCAAGGAGTCAGAAGGAAAAGACAACCTGAAGCCAATGAGTGATTGCATTGAATTTAGGGGTGTATATTTTAAATATCCTCTATCAAAGAATTATATCCTTAATAATATAAATCTTACTGTCAGAAAAGGACAGATAGTTGCCATTGTTGGCAAAAGTGGTGCGGGTAAGACAAGCCTTGTTGATTTGATTCCGAGATTTTATGACCCATCTGAAGGTGCTATTTATATAGATGGAGTGAATATCGCAAATGTCAGCCTTAAATCATTAAGGCAGCAGATAGGACTTGTGAGTCAGGACATCATCCTCTTTAATGATACAGTAAGGGCAAATATAACATTTGGGAATGCAGATGCAAATGAGGAAGATTTAATCATGGCAGCAAAGGCAGCATATGCTCATGATTTTATTGTTGAAATGCCAGATGGTTATGACACAGTAATAGGTGAAAGAGGAATTATGATTTCAGGTGGTCAAAGGCAGAGACTTTCTATTGCGAGGGCGATACTTAAAAATCCTGCCATATTAATTCTTGATGAAGCAACTTCATCTTTAGACACAGAGTCTGAGATGATGGTACAGAAGGCACTGGATACCCTCATGGAAAACAGGACCACATTTGTTATTGCACATAGGCTTTCCACAGTGCAAAAGGCGGATATGATTATAGTGCTGGAAAAAGGCAGAATAGTAGAAACAGGAACACACGATGAACTCTTAAGGCAAGCTGGAATTTACAGAAGGCTCTACAATCTCCAGTAA